Sequence from the Mycosarcoma maydis chromosome 4, whole genome shotgun sequence genome:
CAAATTGGTGGACAAGATGGCGCTCAAGAGTGGAAGGGCACAATTTCACTATTCCATCACCGTCGTCGCTGTTGGCGTCGCTGAGATTGTCGAAACTTGATTTCCACGTCTGTCTATCCACCACCATTCAACGTTCTCTGATCATCtggtttttttttcttcgCTCACAATGTTCGCCCGTACTGCACTCCGTCAAGCCGGACCTTCCGCGCAGATCGCTCGCGGTGTTCGCTTCAACTCGACTCTCCCCATCCCACCTAAGATTGCCACGCCCAAGTCGGCTTCGGGTCCCGGTGGCTCTTCGGCGCGCATGGAGTCGGTCGTAGGATTCTACAAGAGCTTGCCCAAGGGCGATGCTCCTCAGAAGCGAGGCGGCGGAATCAAGGCTCGTTACTTCGACGGCAAGAACGCCAGCGGAAAGCCGATCGTGGCCACCCTCTTCACCATGTTCTTGATCGGCTACTCGATCGACTACGCTCAGCACTTGCGTAAGTACTGTCACCAACCCCTCCCGATTGCTTTTAGCTCTTCAACCGTCCCTCTCCAGCAGTCCAAGCATAGTGT
This genomic interval carries:
- a CDS encoding F1F0 ATP synthase subunit f (related to ATP17 - ATP synthase complex, subunit f); amino-acid sequence: MFARTALRQAGPSAQIARGVRFNSTLPIPPKIATPKSASGPGGSSARMESVVGFYKSLPKGDAPQKRGGGIKARYFDGKNASGKPIVATLFTMFLIGYSIDYAQHLRHHKNNHH